From Woronichinia naegeliana WA131, the proteins below share one genomic window:
- a CDS encoding ribulose bisphosphate carboxylase small subunit, giving the protein MAARKMAAPATPWSKNLAEPRIDETAYVHSFSNLIGDVRVGAKVLIAPGTSIRADEGTPFAIGDNANIQDGVVIHGLEQGRVMGDDGQDYSVWIGQSACITHLALIHGPAYIGDRTFIGFRSTVFNARIGADCVVMMHALIQDVEIPSGKFVPSGAVITNQQQADQLPNVQDRDRAYAQHVIEINQALRASYQGEEAAACITPIRETISRSIEGVNKTNYINSGETTMSVSSDIRNQVRALLSQGYSVGGEHANERRFKTKSWNSCGTADGYREDQVLNTVEGWLNSYAGEYVRLIGIDKAAKRRVVEVIIQRPGDTPGSPSRTTKTSSYSTNGHSNSSLAGLKPDAAGQLRALIHQGCKIGLEHANARRFKTGSWLGGGTIESAREGEAIQRLEAFLAEYPQEYVRIIGIDPVAKRRVAEIIVQRPGNETVGRASVGNTAKVSLGGNAARATGISSETIAQVRSLLAQGYSIRTEHTDKRRFRAKSWDSCSPISGSREAEIIAGLEACLAEHQGEYVRLIGVDTKAKRRVLETIIQRPDESVSNGNGSRATSSPAPTPAYNGNTDRNSYGNASSKPELAATVINQVRSLLAQGYKIGTEHTDQRRFRAKSWESCSPITSTREADVLRSLEACLADHQGEYVRLLGIDTNAKRRVLETIIQRP; this is encoded by the coding sequence ATGGCAGCCCGTAAAATGGCGGCTCCAGCCACGCCTTGGTCAAAAAATCTAGCTGAACCTCGTATTGATGAAACAGCCTACGTTCATTCTTTCTCTAATCTGATTGGGGATGTGAGGGTAGGGGCAAAAGTTCTGATCGCGCCTGGGACTTCGATTCGGGCTGATGAAGGAACGCCTTTTGCTATTGGAGATAACGCCAATATTCAGGACGGGGTGGTTATTCATGGGCTAGAACAAGGTCGGGTGATGGGGGACGATGGCCAGGACTATTCAGTTTGGATTGGTCAGAGTGCTTGTATCACTCATTTGGCTCTTATTCATGGCCCCGCTTATATCGGCGATCGCACCTTTATTGGTTTTCGATCAACGGTATTCAATGCCAGGATTGGGGCTGATTGTGTGGTAATGATGCACGCGCTGATCCAAGATGTGGAAATTCCCAGTGGCAAGTTTGTCCCTTCGGGGGCGGTGATTACTAACCAACAACAGGCGGATCAACTGCCTAATGTTCAAGACCGCGATCGCGCCTATGCTCAACACGTCATAGAGATTAATCAAGCTCTCAGGGCAAGTTATCAAGGTGAGGAAGCTGCGGCTTGTATTACGCCCATTCGGGAAACCATTTCTCGTTCTATAGAAGGCGTTAATAAGACTAACTATATAAATTCAGGGGAAACAACAATGAGTGTCAGTTCCGACATCAGAAATCAAGTCCGCGCTCTGCTCTCCCAGGGCTACAGTGTGGGCGGTGAACACGCCAATGAACGGCGGTTCAAAACCAAATCCTGGAACAGTTGCGGCACTGCCGATGGCTATCGAGAAGACCAAGTTCTCAATACCGTTGAAGGCTGGTTAAATAGCTATGCAGGGGAATACGTCCGCTTAATTGGCATTGATAAGGCAGCCAAACGTCGGGTGGTCGAAGTCATTATCCAACGTCCAGGCGATACGCCTGGTTCACCTTCCCGCACCACAAAAACCAGCAGTTACAGTACTAACGGTCATAGCAATAGTAGCCTGGCAGGTCTTAAGCCCGATGCGGCTGGTCAACTGCGAGCCTTAATCCATCAAGGTTGCAAAATTGGCTTAGAACACGCCAATGCCCGTCGTTTTAAAACAGGCTCCTGGTTAGGGGGCGGTACGATTGAAAGTGCCAGGGAAGGGGAAGCTATTCAACGTCTAGAAGCTTTCCTTGCTGAATATCCCCAGGAATATGTCCGCATTATTGGCATTGATCCGGTCGCTAAACGGCGGGTCGCAGAAATCATCGTTCAACGTCCTGGTAACGAAACGGTTGGTCGGGCCAGTGTTGGTAATACCGCTAAGGTCAGTTTAGGCGGAAATGCTGCTCGCGCAACTGGTATCTCCTCAGAAACGATCGCCCAAGTTCGTTCCTTGTTAGCCCAGGGCTACAGCATTCGCACCGAGCATACCGATAAACGCCGTTTTCGCGCTAAATCCTGGGATAGCTGTTCTCCCATCAGTGGTAGTCGAGAAGCAGAGATCATCGCCGGTTTGGAAGCTTGCTTGGCCGAGCATCAAGGGGAATATGTTCGTTTAATTGGGGTGGACACCAAGGCAAAACGTCGGGTATTGGAAACGATCATTCAACGTCCTGATGAGTCCGTCAGTAACGGTAACGGTAGTCGAGCCACCAGTTCACCCGCCCCTACCCCTGCTTACAACGGCAATACCGACCGTAATAGCTATGGCAACGCCTCTAGTAAACCTGAATTAGCAGCCACCGTCATTAACCAAGTGCGATCGCTGTTAGCCCAGGGTTACAAAATTGGTACGGAGCATACGGATCAACGTCGTTTTCGCGCTAAATCCTGGGAAAGCTGTTCTCCCATTACCAGTACCCGTGAAGCAGATGTCCTACGTTCTTTGGAAGCCTGCTTAGCGGATCACCAAGGGGAATATGTACGGCTCCTCGGCATTGATACTAACGCCAAACGTCGGGTTCTCGAAACCATCATCCAACGCCCCTAA
- a CDS encoding LLM class flavin-dependent oxidoreductase translates to MAKVRELAAKEGRTVRFGIRLHVIVRDTESQAWAAAEELIQYVDDSAIAKAQQSFAQTDSEGQKRMSQLNGENRDNLEISPNLWAGVGLVQDGAGTALVGDPDTVVARMLEYYQLGIETFVLSGCPHLEEAYRVAELLFPRLPLYQPSSINSNYELQPFGEGFGSISQPKSIISASGS, encoded by the coding sequence ATTGCTAAAGTTCGAGAATTAGCGGCAAAAGAAGGCCGAACGGTACGGTTTGGGATTCGTCTCCATGTTATTGTTCGAGATACAGAGTCCCAGGCTTGGGCCGCCGCCGAAGAATTGATTCAATATGTGGATGATAGCGCGATCGCCAAAGCTCAGCAATCCTTTGCTCAAACTGATTCAGAAGGTCAAAAACGCATGAGTCAACTCAATGGGGAAAACCGAGATAATTTAGAAATTAGTCCTAATCTTTGGGCAGGGGTTGGATTAGTCCAAGATGGGGCAGGAACCGCTTTAGTGGGTGATCCTGATACCGTTGTTGCCCGAATGCTGGAATACTATCAATTAGGCATTGAAACCTTTGTTTTGTCGGGTTGCCCTCATCTAGAAGAAGCCTATCGCGTTGCTGAATTGTTATTTCCCCGTTTACCCTTGTATCAACCATCTTCAATCAATTCTAACTACGAATTACAACCCTTTGGGGAAGGTTTTGGGTCAATTTCTCAACCTAAATCTATTATTTCTGCCAGTGGCTCTTAA
- a CDS encoding PhnD/SsuA/transferrin family substrate-binding protein, with translation MKMISYLSPNLFWFYQAVADSLSRQLNQKIDLSQATCDPLVDPMLQQNQVDLAFICGLPLLRHNRSAKQPLQLVVAPIMRSRRYQNQPIYFADVVVSRASQIHTLQDLAGKSFCYNDRGSNSGYYLLRHRLIEKGYLPNFFENTKASGSHQRSLQWIIQGLADCAAIDSVVLEEEIRQYPQINQKIRIIESIPSPIPPLVASANLDQEFIQKLQRILLQPDPILQTAMTKAQVHCYTPVTERDYQTIIQRYDRAIAFGYE, from the coding sequence ATGAAAATGATTTCCTATTTATCGCCAAATTTGTTCTGGTTTTATCAAGCCGTTGCTGATAGTTTATCCCGTCAGTTAAATCAGAAAATTGATTTGAGTCAAGCCACTTGCGATCCCTTGGTTGATCCCATGTTGCAACAGAATCAAGTCGATCTCGCTTTTATTTGCGGTTTACCTTTGCTTAGACATAATCGATCTGCAAAGCAACCGTTACAATTGGTAGTCGCTCCTATCATGCGATCGCGGCGTTATCAAAATCAACCAATTTATTTTGCAGATGTCGTGGTCTCTCGTGCCAGTCAAATTCACACTTTGCAGGACTTAGCAGGAAAAAGCTTTTGCTATAACGATCGCGGATCGAATAGTGGCTACTATTTACTTCGACATCGGCTGATCGAAAAAGGCTATCTCCCTAATTTTTTTGAAAATACTAAAGCGTCAGGCTCTCACCAGCGATCGCTGCAATGGATTATCCAAGGTTTGGCCGATTGTGCGGCGATCGATAGCGTAGTTTTAGAGGAAGAGATTCGTCAATATCCTCAAATTAATCAAAAAATCAGGATAATTGAGTCTATTCCTTCTCCTATTCCGCCCTTAGTCGCATCAGCCAACCTAGATCAAGAATTTATCCAGAAACTACAAAGGATTTTGCTACAACCTGATCCTATTTTGCAAACCGCAATGACCAAAGCCCAAGTCCATTGCTATACTCCTGTGACTGAGAGGGATTACCAAACGATCATCCAACGTTATGATAGAGCGATCGCTTTTGGATACGAATGA
- a CDS encoding tetratricopeptide repeat protein has translation MKDAQGLDVSTVSMEAVAELNRYTEYCLSYDHRAESAILAAIAADPSSVLAHTHAAAYYFSQESADTWQQGIAYLNIAKKEIERANEREKHYFLATEAWAFKEIDLAVSYCDQIVEAFPQDIFAVQRSQYHYFYLGDKQNLLDVGEKALSSHADNHYLLGMLAFGLEQCRFLASAEKIARQAVEMSLESGNPDPWAVHAVAHVMETQNRHEEGIHYLESLAHTWENCNSMLYTHNWWHIALFYLAKGNIRKVLSLYDRQVWGKAQKESPKDQVGAISLLLRLELLGINVGDRWEKVSAYLRPRLHEHALPFQDLHYIYALARSGQRVLAEVMLASMEEYALQVKLTLRKSWIEIALPAAKGAIAHAIRDWKTTEKLFKPILPNLYKIGGSHAQRDLFQKIYADACQKGLERTTPIYSFTKRQSQVIHSYPKAIALS, from the coding sequence ATGAAGGATGCCCAGGGGCTTGATGTCTCCACTGTCTCAATGGAAGCTGTTGCGGAGCTTAACCGTTACACAGAGTATTGTCTCAGTTATGATCATCGGGCTGAATCTGCTATTCTCGCGGCGATCGCGGCTGATCCCAGTAGTGTTTTAGCCCACACCCATGCGGCGGCCTATTATTTTTCCCAAGAAAGTGCAGACACCTGGCAACAGGGAATCGCCTATTTGAATATCGCCAAAAAAGAAATTGAGAGAGCGAATGAACGGGAAAAACATTACTTTTTAGCCACTGAAGCTTGGGCCTTTAAGGAAATCGATCTGGCAGTCAGCTATTGTGATCAGATTGTTGAAGCCTTTCCCCAGGATATTTTTGCCGTTCAGCGATCGCAGTATCATTATTTTTATTTGGGTGATAAGCAGAACTTACTCGATGTGGGAGAGAAAGCGTTATCTAGTCACGCTGATAATCACTATCTCTTGGGAATGCTGGCTTTTGGCTTGGAACAGTGCCGTTTTTTGGCTTCTGCTGAAAAAATTGCTCGACAAGCGGTGGAGATGAGTTTAGAAAGCGGTAATCCTGATCCCTGGGCTGTTCACGCAGTTGCCCATGTCATGGAAACTCAAAACCGTCACGAAGAAGGCATTCACTATTTGGAAAGTCTGGCCCATACCTGGGAAAATTGCAATTCCATGCTCTACACCCATAATTGGTGGCACATTGCTTTATTTTATTTAGCCAAAGGCAATATCCGTAAGGTTTTATCGCTCTATGATCGACAGGTTTGGGGAAAGGCTCAGAAAGAATCTCCCAAAGATCAAGTGGGGGCAATTTCTCTGTTATTACGTTTGGAATTACTGGGCATCAATGTCGGCGATCGCTGGGAGAAAGTTTCTGCCTATCTCCGACCCCGATTGCATGAACACGCCCTTCCCTTTCAAGATTTGCATTATATTTATGCCCTAGCCCGCTCTGGCCAACGAGTATTAGCCGAGGTAATGTTAGCCAGTATGGAAGAATATGCCCTTCAAGTTAAACTGACCCTGAGAAAATCCTGGATAGAAATTGCTCTTCCTGCTGCCAAGGGTGCGATCGCCCATGCGATCAGGGATTGGAAAACAACCGAAAAATTATTTAAACCGATTCTTCCTAACCTATATAAAATTGGTGGTAGCCATGCTCAACGGGATCTTTTCCAAAAAATTTATGCCGATGCCTGTCAAAAAGGGTTAGAAAGAACGACACCAATTTATTCTTTTACAAAACGCCAGTCTCAAGTTATTCATTCGTATCCAAAAGCGATCGCTCTATCATAA
- a CDS encoding transposase, protein MLEWWTKNFASCELGDERLNNRAFSIGKKLSEGFGKALSEVFKGGNELKRAYEFLGIRKQTLSR, encoded by the coding sequence ATGTTGGAATGGTGGACAAAAAACTTTGCCAGTTGTGAATTGGGAGACGAGAGGCTAAACAATCGTGCCTTCTCGATTGGGAAAAAGTTAAGTGAGGGGTTTGGAAAAGCCTTATCAGAAGTGTTTAAGGGAGGAAACGAGTTAAAGAGGGCCTATGAATTTTTGGGAATCCGAAAACAGACTTTGTCAAGATAA
- a CDS encoding IS4 family transposase — MTTAAVEEYKIMLSVGDTTFLDYRNIKEKREGYGPTGKGGNGLILHSALAIEPEKGQVLGLLWQKLWNREVKEKPPTDETAKQKKERQKEQRKAARQRPFEEKESYKWVEALNTCEKQVESSTRVIHVFDREGDVSEVFDSVRQLKHTGVLVRASHNRSLDKNSERLWQHLESEPIRFHQEIEIPSTGKRKARKVKLAVRFCSVNLRTPYRFDNRDPLNVYAVYATEIDCPEGETPLSWMLLTTEVVETIEMAVTILRWYTYRWRVEEFHKVLKSGCQSERYRLASDGMKTLLGFLSVIAVELLHVTYLHRTQPDALAIEILNPLQLQVLKAAASQKLPPILTVAWAVESVAFLGGYLEHRRKTPLGIQVLWRGWLKLHDLCQGWQLAIRT, encoded by the coding sequence ATGACAACTGCCGCCGTAGAAGAATATAAGATAATGCTATCAGTCGGAGATACGACCTTCTTAGATTATCGCAATATCAAGGAAAAAAGGGAAGGGTATGGGCCGACTGGAAAAGGAGGGAATGGATTAATACTGCATAGTGCTTTAGCAATTGAGCCAGAAAAAGGACAAGTATTAGGTTTATTATGGCAAAAACTGTGGAATAGGGAGGTAAAAGAAAAGCCCCCAACAGATGAAACGGCGAAGCAGAAAAAAGAAAGACAGAAAGAACAAAGAAAAGCAGCTCGTCAAAGACCATTTGAGGAAAAAGAATCCTACAAATGGGTAGAGGCTCTAAACACCTGTGAGAAACAGGTAGAAAGTTCAACGAGGGTAATTCATGTATTTGACAGAGAAGGAGATGTTTCAGAAGTCTTTGACTCAGTGCGTCAACTCAAGCATACAGGAGTGCTGGTCAGAGCGTCTCATAATCGTAGTTTAGACAAAAATAGTGAACGACTTTGGCAACATTTGGAATCAGAACCGATTCGTTTTCATCAAGAAATCGAGATTCCGAGTACAGGAAAAAGAAAAGCACGGAAGGTTAAGCTTGCCGTCCGATTTTGCTCAGTTAATCTACGAACTCCCTATCGTTTTGATAATCGTGACCCGTTGAATGTCTATGCTGTTTATGCGACAGAAATCGATTGTCCCGAAGGCGAAACTCCTTTATCTTGGATGCTTCTGACTACAGAAGTTGTTGAGACTATTGAGATGGCTGTCACTATTCTTCGTTGGTACACCTACCGATGGCGGGTTGAAGAATTTCATAAAGTCCTTAAGTCTGGTTGTCAGAGTGAGCGTTATCGACTTGCCTCTGATGGAATGAAAACTCTTTTGGGTTTTTTAAGTGTCATTGCTGTTGAACTTTTACACGTTACTTATCTTCATCGTACCCAGCCCGATGCTCTCGCGATTGAAATTCTTAATCCTCTTCAACTTCAGGTGTTAAAAGCAGCCGCCTCTCAAAAACTTCCCCCTATTTTGACTGTTGCTTGGGCTGTCGAGTCTGTTGCTTTTCTTGGTGGTTATCTTGAACATCGTCGTAAAACTCCTCTCGGTATCCAAGTCCTTTGGCGCGGTTGGTTGAAGTTGCATGACCTTTGCCAAGGCTGGCAGCTTGCAATCCGCACTTAA
- a CDS encoding transposase, giving the protein MYVGDGIKVGKEGRKMPGVKRLHQESEDVSKPEWIRGHYFNALSILVGVGKACFALPLVLRLDDGIKSKATEKGEGKGKKKVKTSLVTKMADLCVTYAEAGSYVILDAYFACEPVLKSFRQNALHLITRVRCSTVAYAPFCSVPTLTGRGRPRIWGSSIKLEKLFALAADFPTAKVWLYGQQVTVSYQCFEFHWDSPHQLVKFVLTQLPNGRRLILLSTDLCLTGPEIIAAYGLRFKIEVTFRQLVHLLGSFAYRFWLKSLPTLPTWPSNLILSDYPQAVQTQILNKVEAFERFVNLNAIALGLLQILALELPQGIWANFPRWFRTLPSYGYPSERIAQPDFSR; this is encoded by the coding sequence GTGTATGTGGGTGATGGCATCAAAGTGGGGAAAGAAGGACGCAAGATGCCAGGTGTAAAACGACTACACCAAGAATCGGAAGATGTGTCCAAGCCAGAGTGGATAAGGGGTCATTACTTCAATGCCTTGAGTATTTTGGTGGGAGTAGGGAAAGCCTGCTTTGCCTTGCCCTTAGTGTTGCGGCTAGACGATGGCATCAAGTCCAAAGCAACCGAGAAGGGGGAGGGAAAAGGCAAAAAAAAGGTGAAGACGAGCCTGGTGACAAAAATGGCTGACCTTTGTGTTACTTACGCAGAGGCAGGGAGTTATGTAATTTTGGATGCTTATTTTGCTTGCGAACCAGTGCTCAAAAGTTTTCGCCAGAACGCCTTGCATCTAATCACAAGAGTGCGTTGCTCCACCGTCGCCTATGCCCCCTTTTGTTCCGTGCCGACGCTGACGGGGAGAGGACGACCACGGATTTGGGGGAGTTCGATAAAACTAGAAAAGCTGTTCGCTCTGGCGGCGGACTTTCCGACAGCTAAAGTCTGGCTCTATGGTCAACAAGTCACGGTTTCTTATCAGTGCTTTGAGTTCCACTGGGATAGTCCCCATCAGCTCGTCAAGTTTGTTCTGACCCAATTGCCTAACGGACGACGACTGATTCTGCTTTCTACTGATCTCTGTTTGACTGGACCTGAGATTATTGCCGCTTACGGTCTCCGATTTAAGATTGAAGTCACTTTTCGTCAATTAGTCCATCTTTTGGGCAGCTTTGCCTATCGTTTTTGGCTTAAGAGTCTTCCTACTTTACCTACCTGGCCCAGCAATCTTATCCTCAGTGACTATCCACAAGCTGTTCAGACTCAGATTTTAAACAAGGTAGAAGCCTTTGAGCGTTTTGTTAACCTTAATGCCATTGCTTTAGGGCTACTTCAAATTCTCGCCTTAGAGTTACCCCAGGGGATTTGGGCTAATTTTCCTCGATGGTTTCGGACATTACCATCCTATGGCTACCCTAGTGAACGGATTGCTCAACCTGACTTTTCCCGTTAA
- a CDS encoding cadmium resistance transporter codes for MDWLIETIKIGLAAAVATTFDDNIYLTGFFSEVNRTFRPKHVVVGELIGFTALISISLVGFLIGLAISSDWIGLLGILPILIGLNNLRLLIVNKKDDSAKDKSTNLKQNARFHGFDSRERSLLDVIQDRQTYRVSAVTISNGGNNLGIYIPLFASSSLQSLAVIVPICYLIVCTWLFMSYHLTRTPGIALVLSRYASKLFPFVLMWLGLRIILDNQSYKLFLPQ; via the coding sequence ATGGATTGGTTAATCGAAACAATAAAGATCGGGTTAGCGGCCGCTGTAGCGACAACCTTTGATGACAACATTTATCTGACGGGCTTTTTTAGTGAAGTGAATCGTACTTTTCGCCCTAAGCACGTTGTTGTCGGTGAACTGATCGGTTTTACCGCTCTCATCAGTATTAGCTTAGTTGGTTTCCTGATTGGTTTAGCGATTTCATCAGATTGGATTGGGTTACTGGGAATTCTGCCAATACTCATTGGTTTGAATAATTTACGCCTTCTAATTGTCAATAAAAAAGATGATTCAGCTAAAGATAAATCAACCAATCTCAAACAGAATGCCAGATTTCACGGCTTTGATTCCCGTGAGCGATCGCTTTTGGACGTAATCCAAGACCGCCAAACCTATAGAGTTTCTGCTGTCACTATCTCCAATGGGGGCAATAATTTGGGTATTTATATTCCCTTATTTGCCAGTAGTAGCCTGCAAAGTTTGGCGGTCATTGTTCCCATTTGTTATCTGATTGTTTGCACCTGGCTCTTTATGTCCTATCACCTCACTCGAACTCCTGGCATTGCTCTCGTACTCAGTCGTTATGCAAGTAAGCTTTTTCCTTTTGTGTTGATGTGGTTAGGTTTACGCATCATTCTAGACAACCAATCCTACAAGCTTTTTTTACCCCAATAA
- a CDS encoding ISL3 family transposase produces the protein MLFFLENLLNLPKVNIRNVIQEGKQAFLILSCQEEEVKCNYCGSLTDELHQTNSVLVRDLSISGQMVYLKVPRRKFYCKDCQRFFTENLEFMEARRKYTVRYEEYIYGRVNVSSVEQVGREESLSWDQVNGIYQRQCEAKKKDWQGVKHLGMDEIAKRKGHQNFVTVLGDIEKGELIEVIDSHQQDKIIEVLMKKELEVREGVEQVSVDMWGGFPKVIEKVFPNAVIVTDRFHVMKALNEELNKIRKQTKLNVKIKGEKWLLLKNKEDLKEEELEKLELVLKQSARLRKAYEYKESFREIYEKVNDKEEGRLKFTEWLENAKSIYTDVISTIRRNLDSICNYFLSRTTNGAMEGINNRLKLIKRQAYGFMNFDNMRNRFLACFS, from the coding sequence ATGTTATTTTTTCTGGAAAATCTTCTGAATTTACCAAAAGTAAACATAAGAAATGTGATTCAAGAGGGAAAACAAGCGTTTTTAATACTGAGTTGTCAAGAGGAAGAAGTCAAATGTAATTATTGTGGTAGCTTAACGGATGAATTACATCAGACGAACAGTGTATTAGTAAGGGACTTGTCTATCTCTGGTCAAATGGTATATCTGAAAGTCCCTCGTCGTAAATTTTACTGTAAAGATTGTCAAAGGTTTTTTACAGAAAATCTAGAATTTATGGAAGCCCGTAGGAAATACACAGTGAGGTATGAAGAATATATTTATGGACGAGTAAATGTGAGCAGTGTGGAACAAGTAGGTAGAGAGGAATCTCTATCATGGGATCAAGTGAATGGAATTTACCAACGTCAATGTGAAGCTAAAAAAAAAGATTGGCAAGGAGTAAAACACCTCGGGATGGATGAAATAGCGAAACGAAAAGGTCATCAGAATTTTGTAACAGTGTTAGGAGATATAGAGAAAGGAGAATTAATAGAAGTGATAGATAGTCATCAACAAGATAAAATCATCGAAGTGCTGATGAAGAAAGAATTAGAGGTGAGGGAAGGAGTAGAACAAGTGAGTGTAGATATGTGGGGAGGATTTCCTAAAGTAATAGAAAAAGTATTTCCGAATGCAGTAATTGTAACAGATAGATTTCATGTAATGAAGGCGTTGAATGAAGAATTGAATAAAATCCGTAAACAGACAAAATTGAATGTAAAAATCAAGGGAGAAAAGTGGCTATTATTAAAAAATAAAGAAGACCTAAAAGAGGAAGAGTTAGAAAAACTAGAATTGGTGTTAAAGCAATCTGCTCGTTTGCGTAAAGCGTATGAATATAAAGAGTCATTTAGAGAGATATATGAAAAAGTAAATGATAAGGAAGAAGGAAGATTAAAATTTACAGAATGGTTAGAGAATGCAAAGAGCATTTATACAGATGTAATTAGCACAATTCGTAGGAATTTGGACTCTATTTGTAACTACTTTTTGAGTCGAACGACGAATGGGGCAATGGAAGGCATCAATAATCGTCTTAAACTAATCAAGCGTCAAGCTTATGGATTTATGAACTTTGATAATATGCGAAATCGTTTTTTAGCTTGCTTTTCATGA
- a CDS encoding aliphatic sulfonate ABC transporter substrate-binding protein yields the protein MMIKHLIDRLFGRTDQKILRSRSAALRSLKSIMRRSPTHKFAILFLIGFVSVGILSLAFNSSAETASQANDNALSLLGFKFPKTSTPRLLETIGLFVGGILFCVVLDRWFFKRSAPTDNTPLAQQARKLKQLKIGYPEGMTNLEVLRSQGFLEQRLQPFGLTITWSSFLSASSLIEALSNGTIDFCGGGGTASIFSQAAEHLFVRVAREKYTAPKGQAILVLEDSPIQSLADLKGKKIAFDQGSSAHYVLIRALEKVGLEFSDIEPIYLTQPDALPQFRRGEVDAWVVWVPYTPTETRNAYPGRLIADLESIFGDNVSLEVPTLYYAIPELVRDYPELLKVILEEVNEAGAWAKKQELEAAQRLTEHHELDPHVLANLQQRSIERAIIPIDEPSLTALQHQANVFRDLRLIPKRVNVRDGTYSLQTKQNWTY from the coding sequence ATGATGATTAAGCATTTAATTGACCGTTTATTTGGACGCACTGATCAAAAAATATTGCGATCACGCAGTGCCGCTTTGCGATCGCTTAAATCAATTATGCGGCGATCGCCTACCCACAAGTTTGCCATTCTATTTTTGATCGGCTTTGTCTCCGTCGGAATCTTGAGTTTGGCATTTAATAGTTCTGCTGAAACTGCTTCTCAAGCAAATGATAACGCCCTTTCTTTACTAGGCTTCAAATTTCCTAAAACTTCAACACCCCGATTATTAGAAACCATCGGATTATTTGTCGGAGGAATCCTTTTTTGTGTTGTGTTAGATCGTTGGTTTTTCAAACGTTCTGCTCCCACAGATAACACCCCCTTAGCGCAACAAGCACGAAAACTCAAGCAACTCAAAATTGGCTATCCAGAAGGAATGACCAATCTAGAAGTTCTTCGTAGTCAAGGTTTTCTGGAACAACGTTTACAGCCCTTTGGACTGACGATTACCTGGTCAAGTTTTTTATCTGCCTCTTCTCTCATCGAAGCACTCAGCAACGGAACGATTGATTTTTGCGGTGGTGGTGGAACAGCCAGTATTTTTTCCCAGGCGGCGGAACATCTGTTTGTACGGGTGGCGAGGGAAAAATATACCGCACCCAAGGGTCAAGCGATCTTGGTTTTAGAAGATTCTCCGATTCAATCATTAGCAGACTTGAAGGGTAAGAAGATCGCGTTTGATCAAGGCTCCAGCGCGCATTATGTCTTGATCCGTGCTTTAGAAAAAGTGGGACTTGAATTTAGTGATATTGAGCCAATTTATCTAACTCAGCCCGATGCCCTGCCTCAATTTCGTCGGGGAGAGGTAGATGCCTGGGTGGTTTGGGTTCCCTATACACCGACGGAAACCCGCAATGCCTATCCAGGACGATTGATTGCAGACCTAGAAAGTATTTTTGGGGATAATGTCTCTTTGGAAGTACCGACTTTGTATTACGCTATTCCAGAGTTAGTCCGTGATTATCCTGAACTACTTAAGGTGATTTTAGAAGAAGTAAACGAGGCGGGAGCTTGGGCGAAGAAACAGGAATTAGAAGCGGCGCAACGATTGACAGAACACCATGAACTCGATCCCCATGTTCTGGCAAATTTACAACAACGTAGCATCGAACGAGCTATTATTCCCATTGATGAGCCTTCACTGACTGCTCTACAGCATCAAGCGAATGTTTTTCGAGATTTAAGGCTGATTCCTAAACGAGTGAATGTGAGAGATGGAACCTATAGCTTGCAGACTAAACAAAACTGGACGTATTAA